A window of Sutcliffiella cohnii contains these coding sequences:
- a CDS encoding YfhD family protein: MGNRSQKSKLPQVPENMKSDGIDVEFSREHADHEDMEAQARAAAAGIRQNSKTDNFK, from the coding sequence ATGGGAAATCGTAGTCAAAAAAGCAAATTACCACAAGTTCCAGAAAATATGAAATCAGATGGTATTGATGTAGAATTTTCAAGAGAGCACGCTGACCATGAAGATATGGAAGCACAAGCAAGAGCTGCAGCAGCAGGAATTCGTCAAAACAGCAAGACCGATAATTTTAAATAG
- a CDS encoding DoxX family protein gives MTFLKGPKMAVIWTVLRVWLGVQWLQAGINKVGVFDATGFLHGTIAKSQGENAIVKGWYATFVEQFALPNVELFNVLIPWGEVLVGIGLILGAATIPALLAAAFMNLNFLLAGTISTNPILYTAAMILLFAGAASYFYGVDRFAVKYIKEKMNAKKATNTKKDVKPAPVH, from the coding sequence ATGACATTTTTAAAAGGACCTAAAATGGCGGTAATTTGGACAGTATTAAGAGTTTGGTTAGGTGTTCAATGGTTACAGGCTGGTATAAATAAAGTAGGAGTATTCGATGCAACAGGATTTTTACACGGAACAATCGCTAAATCTCAAGGTGAAAATGCTATCGTTAAAGGATGGTATGCAACATTTGTAGAACAATTTGCTTTACCGAATGTAGAACTATTCAATGTTTTAATCCCTTGGGGTGAAGTATTAGTTGGTATCGGATTAATCTTAGGTGCAGCAACTATTCCAGCTTTACTTGCAGCAGCATTCATGAACTTAAACTTCTTATTAGCAGGAACAATTAGCACAAATCCTATCCTTTATACAGCTGCAATGATCCTATTATTCGCAGGTGCTGCTAGCTACTTCTACGGTGTTGACCGATTTGCTGTAAAATATATTAAAGAAAAAATGAATGCTAAAAAAGCTACTAATACTAAAAAAGATGTAAAACCGGCTCCAGTTCACTAA
- a CDS encoding YfhE family protein, which produces MSKEKKRRERTKSTLSSMQEVTYSREFKMADNAGGYTGKNSR; this is translated from the coding sequence ATGTCAAAAGAAAAAAAGCGTAGAGAGCGAACAAAAAGTACGTTAAGTAGTATGCAGGAAGTTACATATTCTCGTGAATTTAAAATGGCAGATAATGCTGGCGGTTATACAGGTAAAAATAGCCGATAA
- the nhaC gene encoding Na+/H+ antiporter NhaC, with protein sequence MKQVSKWQAIYLLTSIILIISTSLLLFSAEPHVSIFFSIILLILFVLVTKRPWSLIEEGMKNGISSVINPIILFIFIGILIAILMLSGTIPTIIYFGSTFMSPTFFLPSVFIITSIIGSCLGSAFTTISTVGVALLAVGSLMGIDSAIIAGAIVSGAYLGDKMSPLSDTTNLAAAVCKVDLFEHIKHMLWTTIPAFIMTLLLLTFVGFFLNWSPEQVGTNSEIVILKETGLVHSLSLIPLLLIFLLAWKRVPAILVLLSGIMAGLIVAFFINPNLSITTIMNVIQNGFTIETGSESINSMLNRGGIQSMLWSISLVILTLTMGGIIQALGLLEKIFESIQKVATTTGRLVLAVAFTAIGINVTVGEQYLSILLTGNVYKDEFDKRGLSNKNLSKIIEDAGTVINPLIPYGVSGVFIASVLNVPVIEYLPFAFFCLLSPLLSIFYGFTGISMKKV encoded by the coding sequence ATGAAGCAAGTTTCTAAATGGCAGGCAATATATCTATTAACAAGTATTATATTGATAATTTCTACGTCACTACTTTTATTTTCAGCAGAACCGCATGTTTCTATATTCTTCAGCATTATACTACTTATCTTATTTGTCCTCGTAACAAAAAGGCCATGGTCCCTTATAGAGGAAGGCATGAAAAATGGTATTTCATCAGTAATTAATCCGATTATCTTATTTATATTTATTGGGATTCTAATTGCAATCCTAATGTTAAGCGGTACAATACCTACTATTATTTATTTTGGAAGTACATTTATGTCACCAACATTCTTTTTACCAAGTGTCTTTATTATTACTTCTATTATTGGTAGTTGTTTAGGAAGTGCGTTTACAACTATTTCTACCGTCGGAGTTGCACTACTGGCTGTTGGATCATTAATGGGGATTGATTCAGCTATTATTGCAGGTGCAATTGTGTCAGGAGCATATTTAGGGGATAAAATGTCTCCACTTTCCGACACTACGAATTTGGCCGCAGCTGTATGTAAAGTAGATTTGTTTGAACATATTAAACATATGCTTTGGACAACCATCCCGGCCTTTATAATGACGTTACTATTATTGACATTCGTCGGCTTTTTCCTTAACTGGTCTCCGGAGCAGGTAGGAACAAATTCTGAGATTGTTATTTTAAAAGAAACAGGATTGGTTCACAGTTTGTCACTTATACCACTATTACTAATATTTTTATTAGCTTGGAAAAGAGTACCTGCTATTCTTGTATTGTTAAGTGGTATAATGGCTGGTTTAATTGTAGCTTTCTTTATTAATCCTAACTTGTCAATTACAACTATTATGAATGTAATCCAAAACGGTTTTACGATTGAAACAGGTTCTGAATCAATCAATTCAATGCTTAATCGTGGCGGAATACAAAGTATGTTATGGTCTATTTCTCTCGTCATCTTAACACTTACGATGGGAGGAATTATTCAAGCTTTAGGACTGTTAGAGAAAATTTTTGAATCCATTCAAAAGGTTGCGACAACTACTGGAAGGTTAGTATTAGCGGTAGCATTTACAGCAATCGGAATTAATGTAACGGTTGGCGAGCAATATTTATCTATACTGCTCACCGGGAATGTATATAAAGATGAATTTGATAAAAGAGGATTAAGTAATAAAAATTTATCAAAAATAATTGAGGATGCGGGAACAGTAATTAACCCATTAATACCTTATGGAGTAAGTGGTGTGTTTATTGCTTCTGTTCTTAATGTTCCTGTTATTGAGTATTTACCGTTTGCTTTTTTCTGTCTCCTTAGCCCGTTATTGTCGATATTTTATGGATTCACAGGGATTAGCATGAAAAAGGTGTAA
- a CDS encoding GNAT family N-acetyltransferase → MLKKRDLQEAQELYELMVHPEVFPFVRHKAYSYEEFLFLTKQTIEAEEQGQLVSRTILDEWGAPIGTINLFDVQDGAGFLGTWLGKPYHGKGYNQIAKDQFFDELFYELDIQSIFMRVRKINIRSTKAVEKLPYAILANETRMNLLNQINNGENIYNLYEISKDQYTLYKLRSQDIQEEQHLKEA, encoded by the coding sequence ATGCTAAAGAAACGAGATCTTCAAGAGGCTCAAGAACTTTACGAATTGATGGTGCATCCAGAAGTCTTCCCTTTTGTACGTCATAAAGCTTATTCGTATGAAGAGTTTCTATTCTTAACAAAACAAACGATAGAAGCAGAAGAGCAAGGCCAACTTGTTTCTCGTACTATCCTAGATGAATGGGGCGCTCCAATCGGAACTATTAATTTATTCGACGTACAAGACGGTGCAGGATTTCTCGGAACTTGGTTAGGTAAGCCGTATCACGGAAAAGGTTACAATCAAATTGCAAAAGACCAATTTTTTGATGAATTATTTTATGAATTAGATATTCAATCTATTTTTATGCGAGTACGAAAAATTAACATTCGTTCTACTAAGGCAGTCGAGAAACTCCCTTACGCAATACTAGCTAACGAAACGAGAATGAATTTATTGAATCAAATTAACAATGGTGAAAACATTTATAATCTTTACGAAATTTCAAAAGATCAATACACATTATACAAATTACGCAGTCAAGATATACAAGAAGAGCAACACCTTAAAGAAGCGTAA